DNA sequence from the Sinorhizobium alkalisoli genome:
TCAAAATATTCTCAATACAGTTTCTTTATGTTTCTGTCTCACTATTATATCGAAATAATACTCTTTCATGTATTTTCGCAGATATTTTATATCGACGAATTCTACATATTTTTTATACTCTCAGGACCCTTGACCATTGGCACATGTATCGTCACCCAACTGATTGCCAGCCGCATTGCGCCGTCACTGTTGCGCATTGCGACAGGGGGGAGGGCCTGACGGGATGCTTTGAGGGGAGGCGGTAACGCTTCTACTGACAGTCTACCTCCTCTCGGCGCCCGAAAGGTGTCGCGAAGAGGCATTGCGCCTCGAAGACACAGGTTCGGTGACCCAATGCATGTTCCGATCCGTCATGCACATTGCCGCATGGTCCGAGCAGCACCCGGCGTTGCGGGTGAAGAGTTGGCATTGCAAGCTGCCAGATATCGACCAAGCCATTTGACCACCTTCGGATGCCGTCACGTTCAGGAGCGTCGGCCCCGCGCCGTGTTGAAGTCGTAGCCGGACTCGACGGCCGCCACACGGCAACTGATCGAAGCAGGAGAGTGATCGCGATGGCCGCTTAGTCCAACTTAAGTGGCCATCGCTGAGCCCCATGAAGAACGGTCAAGATTTCGACGACGTCAGGCCTCACCCGGTAGGCGACAATATAGGGAATATCCGCAAAGACATACTCGCGGGTACTCTTAATACGTCCGACACGTCCCATGGCCGGCTGCCTCGCTAGACTGTCTACGGCCGAAACGATGCGTGCGACGACGCGGGCGGCAGCCTCGGGATCGTCCTTCGCGATATAGCTACCGATTTGGTCGAGCCTTTGGGCAGCTCTGCGAGTCCAGCGCAACGCGTGGCTGCTCATGCTTGGCGAGCGGCCTTTACGTACTTTGCCACCACACTGGCCAACTCGTTCGCGCTGGCAAACTCGCCGCGATCGGCCTCATCTATCCCAGCTTGGATCTCGGCCAACTGCCATTCCTCTCTTGCGACATAGTCCTCAATCGCCTGGGCGGCTAAATAGGCACGGGAGCGATCAGAAAGCACGGCTATCCTGTCAAGCTTTTCAGCAATTTCGTCTTGCACGCGCACAGTGAAAGCAGCGGTCATTGTCTTAACCTCATTGGTTCACGGCTAATATTGGTGAACCATCTTGGTTCGTCAAGGGTAGGACAACGCGGCCGGTCGTCTACACGGTGATCAAACAGGACATAACCGGCTTCGACCGCTCATAGTCTCAACCAAGCTGAAGGCCGCCATCCTTGCTCTCAACGTTGACGTTTGGTCAGCATCCCAAGAGGCGACGACTGTCGCATCTCTAACTGGCTCATATGTCGCATCTCTAAAATCCTACACATGTGGCGGCCAGGTTGAAATGTCCGGCGTGGCGCAAAGTTAAAATGTCACTTTGGATACGTCTTCAGCCATTTAGAAATGCGACACTCGGCATCTCCACTTGCGCTGAGGCAAGCCCCCGACCGGACCGGCTGGGCCGGGTTGCAAGGGAAGGGAGGGGGCGGGTGAATGGCACCAACCGGCTTTAGCTTTGAGACCTTGCGATGGCGGATCATTCCGCCGCATCGAGCTCAGAGAGCGCTTGCCGCCGCCGAGCAACGACCGCCGGATCGTTCATGAAATCCGTCCGCTTGCCCGGCCTGCGTCCCCGCGGCCTGTAGCCATTCTTCTCGCTGTTGGTCTTCACAACCGGCTTCTCTTGCTGGTCCTGACGGTCCTTGATGTAGGCCAGCACATCGGAAAGACGCTTGTTCTCGGTGATCGCCGCATGCGTCACGCGCTGGTCCTTGTCGAACACCCGGTAGGACAGGGAATGCCCCTTCCAGCGCACATCGAGCCGGCCATCGGCATAAGCGTAGGTCTCGACATAGCGGCCGACCAGTCCGCGCGTCACCTCGGTCTCTTCCAGCATGATCCGCTGGCGCTCGTAGGAGAACGTCAACTGGGCACCGACATAACGCTGCTCACGTTTGCAGAGGATCTCCTTCAGCCGGTCCGACGCGAGATTCATCGGCCGATGCAGATCATCCGGTCGGGCAGGGGTAATGGCAAACTGCCGGTTATAGCGCTCCATGAACCGAGGCAGGAAAGCGTTGCCGTCGTCCATGCCGCAGATGCCCTCCAGGCGCAGATCCTTGATCAAACGGTCCTGCAGCGTCCGGTTCATCCGCTCGACCCGGCCCTTCGCCTGGCTCGAGTTTGCGCAAAGAATCTCGATGTTTAGCTCTGACAGCGCACGCCCGAACTGGGTCATGCCCTGGCCGCCCTTGGCGTCCTTCTTCGCCACCCGGAACACCGAATGCTTGTCGGAATAGAAGGCGACCGGCGCACCATGCGCCTTCAGATAGAGTTCCAGCGCCTCGAAATACGTAAACGCGCTTTCCGAGCGTACGAAGCGCAACTGCATCAGCTTGCCGGTCGCATCGTCGATGAACACCAGCAGCGAACAGGGATCACCACGATCCTCGAACCAGCGATGCTCGGACCCGTCGATCTGCACCAGCTCGCCATAGGCTTCGCGGCGCAGCCGCGGCTGGTGAAACGTCCGGCGCTGCTTGCGCGACAGCCACAGGCCGGCCTCCGACATCCATTGGCGCAAGGTCTCGCGCGACACCGTCAGCCCATCGCGCTCGGCCAGCTTCTCGGCCGCCAGCGTCGGGCCGAAATCGGCATAGCGCTCGCGCACGATCGCCATGGCGTAATCGCGCACGCCGTCGCTAATCCGGTTGTTCGACGGTCGGCCGATCGCCCTGTGCCGGATCGCCGCCGCTCCATCCGTCCGGATCCGCTCCAGCAGTCGACGCACCTGACGCGTGCTCAAGCCCAGGACATGCGCCGCCGAAACCAGCGTCATGCGGCCGTCGACCACCTTCGACAAAACCTCGATCCGCTGCAGGTCGCGCTCGCTCATCGCAATCAATCCCATCCGCAATCTCCCACGTCATTGAAAACGCGGGGAGAGTGACATTCTTACTTTGCAGGAACAGGACACTTTAACTTTGCGGCTACAACAGAAAATCAGATAATCTATGTTATGGAACTTTACCTGACTTGCCCAAGCGGATGGCAATAATGTGTGCGCAAGGCGTTCGCGCGAAGCGGCACCTGCGGCAAGCGCACGAACGTCCGCGTTCCGCCTGAGAAAAGCCCCGAGACAGGCAAGCCCGAGTTGACTTCCACATCATCCTGTGGGCTAGCCTTTTCAAGGTTCACCGTCGGCGAGCGGAGAAAACGACCGCGCTTCCAGCGAACCGGCGAGCATGGATTGGAGGAACGCACTTGCATCTTCGTCATCAGATCGTCGCCCTGGCCATCGTCCCTCTGATCGTCGCGATCCTGACCATTACCGCCTTCATCACATTGCAGTCGACGACACTCGTTCAAAGCAGCATCGATACCTTCGAGAAAAACATGCTGAAGGCGAAGGAGAATGAGCTTCTGAACCTCACCAATCTCGCCCTCTCGGCAATCAACGAGGTCTATGGCAAGGCGGGTCCCGACGACGAGGCAGCGAAGGAAAAGGTCAAGGCGATCCTCAAGAGCCTCGACTACGGCCGGGACGGCTATTTCTTCGTCTACGACTACGACGGCAACAATCTCGTCCATCCCCGACAGGAGTTCCGTCCGGGACGCAACTGGCTCGGCCTGGTCGATCCCGATGGCGACCGCGTCATCGCCAATCTGATCGCCAAGGCCAAGGAAGGCGGCGGGCTCCATCAGTACAAATGGGAAAAGCCCTCCTCCGGCAAGCTTGCCGACAAGCTCTCCTTCGCCGCCGGCCTCGACAAATGGAACTGGATGATCGGAACGGGGGTCTATCTCGACGACGTCTTTGCGCAAACCGCAGCCGCCAAGGCGGATCTCCGCGAGAATATCCGCACGACCTTTCTGGTCGTGACGCTGATCGCCGTACCGGCCGTGCTGCTCGTCTTCGCCACCTGCATGCTGGTGACGCTGCGCGAACGGCGAATGGCGGACGGCAAGCTGAAGCAGCTGACGCAGCGCATCATCGACACGCAGGAGGAGGAACGGGCGCGGCTCGCGCGCGAACTGCACGACGGGATATCGCAGAACCTCGTCGGCGTGCGCTATGCGATCGACCTTGCGAGCCGCCAGGTCAAGAACCGTAGCGAGGACGCTTCCAGGGCGATCGACGTCGGCGTCGAGGCCTTGAACGGCGCGATCAAGGAGGTGCGACGGCTTTCGCACGAATTGCGGCCGCGGGTGCTCGACGATCTCGGCCTGACGCCGGCGCTGAAGGCGCTGAGCGAGAATTTCACCGAGCGCACCGGGATTGAGGTGGACATGGAAGCCGCGTGGCGGGACATGCTGAGGCCGGAGGCGAGCACGGCCCTTTACCGCATCGCCCAGGAAGCCCTCAACAATATCGAGCGGCATTCCGGGGCAAGCCGGGTGGAAATCAGGCTCTGGAGCGAAAAAGAGCGCGTCAGGATGACGATTGCCGACAATGGCAATGGTTTTGTGGAGGACGAACTCAAGGATGGCCGAGGCGGGCTTGGCCTGCGCAACATGCAGGAACGCATGGCGCATTTCGGCGGTCTCCTGCTCGTCAAATCAGGCCCGGAGGGGACGCGGCTGACCGCTATGCTGCCGAAATCGGCAAACCACGAGCCTGAAAGACGGCGGGAGGCAGCATGAGCAGACAGCAACCCATCAAGGTCCTCCTGATAGACAACCATCCACTGGTGCTCGACGGCCTCAAGGCGCTGCTCGAAACCTACGGCCAGGTGGAGGTGGTTGGCACCGCGGGGCTGGCGCGCGCGGGGCTCGAGATTGCCCTGCGCGCGCAGCCGGACGTCGTGCTGATGGACATCAACATGCCGCAAGTGAACGGCATCGACGCGATCGAGCTCTTCAAGCAGCAACTGCCCGGCATACGCGTGCTCATGCTTTCCATGCATGACAGCCGAGAATACATCTCGACGTCGGTTCTCAAAGGCGCCCGCGGCTATATCCTCAAGGATGTCTCGACCGAGGAGATCGTTGCGGCGATCGAGGCGGTCGCGCGCGGCGAGACCTACTTCTCCTCCGGGGTCTCGGACGTGCTGATGGAACGCAATGCCGACGACAACGCCGTGCCGCTTACCCTTCGTGAGCAGGAGGTGCTGCGTCTCTTGGCGTCCGGCCAGAGCAATCGCGATATCGCACAGACCCTCGGCATTTCGGCTGCCACGGTGGAAACGCATCGCAAGAACCTGAAAAGGAAGCTCGGCATTGCGACGACCGCCGGGCTGACGCGGTATGTCATCGAGCACGGGTTGACGTGAGCGGCCTACCCACTTCTGGGTATGTTATTGAATCTCCTCAATATTCCTCCTTGCAGCCAGGAAAGCGCGGGCATACCAATTGCCGCGACGACCGGTGGTCCCAGCCACCCGTCATCGGGGAGGAAGTTCGATGCCTATTCTATTGTCGCTGTCTCGCGTCATCGACGCGATGAATACCCATGCGGGCAAGGCGGTCTCTTGGCTGCTTCTGGCTGATGTGCTGATCAGCGCCCTCAATGCGATCTCGCGCAAGCTTTTCGACCTCAGCTCGAACGCTTGGCTCGAGGCGCAGTGGTATCTGTTCTCGGCTGTCTTCCTGGTCGCAGCCGGTTTCACCCTGCTCAACAACGAGCATGTCAAGGTCGACCTCTTCTATGGTCACCTGCCGCGCCGTGCGCAGCTCTGGATCGAGGCGATGGGAACGTTCCTTTTCCTCATGCCCTTCTGTCTGATCACGATCTATCTGGCGACGCCGATCTTCTTTGCGAAGTTCTCGAGCGGCGAGATCTCCAACAATACCGGCGGCCTGGTTCTCTGGCCCGTCTGGATGCTGATCCCGATCGGATTCGGACTGCTGGCGCTGCAGGGGCTTTCGGAACTGATCAAGCGCATCGCCATCCTTCGCGGTGACCTGCCCGATGCGATTGCGCTCGCCGACGCCGAAGCCAACGCCCTCTAGAGCGGTATGCGCTCACATGCGTTCGCACAACCGCTCTATCTGTTTGTTTTTGCCGCATTTGTGCGACTTCAGGTGATTCCACCTGACTGCAAAATGCTCTAAATCAGGATCTCGTCACATGTTCGCTTTCTTCGCGGAAAATCTCGCGCCGATCATGTTTCTGTCGCTGATCGTCGTGCTGCTGATCGGCTATCCGGTCGCCTTTGCCCTCGCCTTCGTCGGCTTCGTTTTCGGCTTCATCGGCATCGAAATGGGCCTCCTGCCCGCGAGCCTCTTCGGGGCCATTCCCGACCGGATCTTCGGGCAGATGTCGAACGAGACTCTGCTTGCGATCCCCTTCTTCACCTTCATGGGCCTCATCCTGGAGCGAAGTGGGATGGCGGAGGATCTGCTCGACACGATCGGGCAACTCTTCGGACCGGTTCGTGGCGGGCTCGCCTTCGCCGTCGTCTTCGTCGGCGCGATCCTGGCGGCGACTACGGGCGTCGTTGCGGCCTCGGTCATCTCCATGGGTTTGATCTCGCTGCCGATCATGCTGCGCTACGGCTACGACCGGAGGATAGCTGCCGGCACCATCGCCGCCTCGGGAACGCTTGCGCAGATCGTCCCGCCGAGCCTGGTGCTGATCATCCTCGCCGACCAGCTCGGCCGCTCCGTGGGCGACATGTACAAGGGCGCACTAGTGCCGGGTCTGCTGCTCGTCGCCGTCTATGCCGGCTTCATCGCGGTCATGTCGCTGCTGCAGCCGAAGAGCGTGCCGGCGCTGCCGCCCGAAGCCCGGTCGCTCCGCGGCCTCAAGCTCGCACGCAAGGTGATGACGTCCCTCATCCCGCCCCTCGCCCTCATCTTCCTCGTGCTCGGCACCATCTTCATCGGCCTTGCTACGCCGACG
Encoded proteins:
- a CDS encoding response regulator; translation: MSRQQPIKVLLIDNHPLVLDGLKALLETYGQVEVVGTAGLARAGLEIALRAQPDVVLMDINMPQVNGIDAIELFKQQLPGIRVLMLSMHDSREYISTSVLKGARGYILKDVSTEEIVAAIEAVARGETYFSSGVSDVLMERNADDNAVPLTLREQEVLRLLASGQSNRDIAQTLGISAATVETHRKNLKRKLGIATTAGLTRYVIEHGLT
- a CDS encoding TRAP transporter small permease subunit; this encodes MPILLSLSRVIDAMNTHAGKAVSWLLLADVLISALNAISRKLFDLSSNAWLEAQWYLFSAVFLVAAGFTLLNNEHVKVDLFYGHLPRRAQLWIEAMGTFLFLMPFCLITIYLATPIFFAKFSSGEISNNTGGLVLWPVWMLIPIGFGLLALQGLSELIKRIAILRGDLPDAIALADAEANAL
- a CDS encoding type II toxin-antitoxin system RelE/ParE family toxin, with the protein product MSSHALRWTRRAAQRLDQIGSYIAKDDPEAAARVVARIVSAVDSLARQPAMGRVGRIKSTREYVFADIPYIVAYRVRPDVVEILTVLHGAQRWPLKLD
- a CDS encoding CopG family ribbon-helix-helix protein, with amino-acid sequence MTAAFTVRVQDEIAEKLDRIAVLSDRSRAYLAAQAIEDYVAREEWQLAEIQAGIDEADRGEFASANELASVVAKYVKAARQA
- a CDS encoding TRAP transporter large permease, translated to MFAFFAENLAPIMFLSLIVVLLIGYPVAFALAFVGFVFGFIGIEMGLLPASLFGAIPDRIFGQMSNETLLAIPFFTFMGLILERSGMAEDLLDTIGQLFGPVRGGLAFAVVFVGAILAATTGVVAASVISMGLISLPIMLRYGYDRRIAAGTIAASGTLAQIVPPSLVLIILADQLGRSVGDMYKGALVPGLLLVAVYAGFIAVMSLLQPKSVPALPPEARSLRGLKLARKVMTSLIPPLALIFLVLGTIFIGLATPTEGGAMGAVGALMLAAFNRRLDLTILRSALYATAKLSSFVIFILLGARVFSLTFYGVNGHIWVEHLMTSIPGGELGFLIAANLLVFFLAFFLDYFELAFIIIPLLAPVADSLGIDLIWFGVMLAINMQTSFMHPPFGFSLFYLRSVAPARAYRDKVTGETIQPVTSGQIYRGALPFLGIQLAMVVLVMSFPGLVTHYKSGQVEVDPSEIQLDVPMPGDAESNPFGTPAAPFGTEDGGTSPDLSSVDFGSPTPDFGAPQ
- a CDS encoding ISNCY family transposase; this encodes MGLIAMSERDLQRIEVLSKVVDGRMTLVSAAHVLGLSTRQVRRLLERIRTDGAAAIRHRAIGRPSNNRISDGVRDYAMAIVRERYADFGPTLAAEKLAERDGLTVSRETLRQWMSEAGLWLSRKQRRTFHQPRLRREAYGELVQIDGSEHRWFEDRGDPCSLLVFIDDATGKLMQLRFVRSESAFTYFEALELYLKAHGAPVAFYSDKHSVFRVAKKDAKGGQGMTQFGRALSELNIEILCANSSQAKGRVERMNRTLQDRLIKDLRLEGICGMDDGNAFLPRFMERYNRQFAITPARPDDLHRPMNLASDRLKEILCKREQRYVGAQLTFSYERQRIMLEETEVTRGLVGRYVETYAYADGRLDVRWKGHSLSYRVFDKDQRVTHAAITENKRLSDVLAYIKDRQDQQEKPVVKTNSEKNGYRPRGRRPGKRTDFMNDPAVVARRRQALSELDAAE
- a CDS encoding cache domain-containing protein; the encoded protein is MHLRHQIVALAIVPLIVAILTITAFITLQSTTLVQSSIDTFEKNMLKAKENELLNLTNLALSAINEVYGKAGPDDEAAKEKVKAILKSLDYGRDGYFFVYDYDGNNLVHPRQEFRPGRNWLGLVDPDGDRVIANLIAKAKEGGGLHQYKWEKPSSGKLADKLSFAAGLDKWNWMIGTGVYLDDVFAQTAAAKADLRENIRTTFLVVTLIAVPAVLLVFATCMLVTLRERRMADGKLKQLTQRIIDTQEEERARLARELHDGISQNLVGVRYAIDLASRQVKNRSEDASRAIDVGVEALNGAIKEVRRLSHELRPRVLDDLGLTPALKALSENFTERTGIEVDMEAAWRDMLRPEASTALYRIAQEALNNIERHSGASRVEIRLWSEKERVRMTIADNGNGFVEDELKDGRGGLGLRNMQERMAHFGGLLLVKSGPEGTRLTAMLPKSANHEPERRREAA